From a single Adhaeribacter swui genomic region:
- a CDS encoding TonB-dependent receptor domain-containing protein, which translates to MKILFTLALVFGSLSFLHAQVAQTGKISGTLLDSVTAKPIAYATAALQQEAKLITGTTTEASGHFALTNISLGRYQLVLSFVGYKSKKIAITVSVEKPEIQLNNLLLTPDTKILSGVTVTGQKALVEDKGDRLVYNAEKDISNAGGTAADVLRKVPTLTVDLDGNVQMRGNSNLRVLVNGKPSAMMARNLADALRQMPANVIKSVEVITSPGAKYDAEGSAGVINIITKKGLQGFNGSTNITLGNYNRSVGTNLNLKKKKIGLTLSANGYQYRNQWENQSTRTTLLNNTPVNILKQSGQADNTGTGGYGEMSFDYDPDSLSRINFSANVWGGNFPNNSILFNRLTNPAGQELQAFRNDRRFRNPYGNGQLDLGYTKNFKKPEQEFAFLTQFSRMPDNYFYNTDSYSMTEQLTYRQHSSNYSRNKEYTVQIDYTHPFTLKSKRDTANIKWEIGAKGIRRDIGSEYRVEEALDEAGELILNPSLSNDFNYQQQVTSGYTSLRLDTKRKWSANLGARLEHTNIKGDFVTNQTKIKNQYTNIIPSFTVSKSVKTQTFKFSYTQRLQRPLIWYLNPWLNASDTLNVNTGNPYLQPEINHAPEIGYNLNTKKGLSLNTALYWRFTDNAIEYLTTVNANGVSLSKPQNIATRQSYGLNINLSGQPNKNWNLNGGGDFRFVDLRSTALNQRNNGFIWNLNFNSTYKLPKEYSIQANGNFGSGWVSLQGTNSGYYWYGLAGKREFWDKKASLTLGLNNPFKRAIRQTGKQESSTFISDYSSVYVNRSVRLTFEWRFGQMNTSGGKQTKKINNDDKGGR; encoded by the coding sequence ATGAAAATCCTCTTTACCCTTGCTCTGGTTTTTGGCAGTCTTAGCTTTTTACATGCCCAGGTGGCTCAGACCGGTAAAATCTCTGGCACGCTCCTGGATTCGGTTACGGCTAAACCCATTGCTTATGCTACGGCCGCCCTGCAACAAGAGGCTAAACTTATCACCGGCACCACCACCGAAGCTTCCGGGCATTTTGCCCTTACCAATATTTCCTTGGGTAGATATCAACTAGTTCTCTCCTTTGTCGGATATAAGTCAAAAAAAATAGCGATAACCGTAAGTGTTGAAAAACCGGAAATACAGCTAAATAACTTATTGCTTACGCCGGACACGAAAATATTGAGCGGCGTAACCGTTACGGGGCAAAAAGCCTTGGTTGAAGATAAAGGCGACCGCCTGGTGTATAATGCCGAAAAAGATATTTCGAATGCCGGTGGCACCGCTGCGGATGTGCTGCGCAAAGTTCCCACCTTAACCGTAGACCTGGATGGCAACGTGCAAATGCGTGGTAACAGCAATTTAAGAGTTTTGGTAAACGGGAAACCTTCAGCCATGATGGCGCGCAACCTGGCTGATGCTTTACGCCAAATGCCGGCTAACGTAATTAAATCTGTGGAAGTAATTACCAGCCCCGGTGCTAAATACGATGCCGAAGGATCGGCCGGCGTCATTAACATTATTACCAAAAAAGGTTTGCAAGGTTTTAACGGGTCTACCAATATTACTCTAGGAAATTACAACCGCTCAGTAGGCACAAATTTAAATTTAAAGAAAAAGAAAATAGGCTTAACTCTTTCGGCCAATGGTTACCAATACCGCAACCAATGGGAAAACCAATCTACCCGCACTACCCTGCTAAACAACACTCCCGTTAATATTTTAAAGCAATCGGGCCAAGCCGATAATACGGGAACGGGCGGTTACGGCGAAATGAGTTTTGATTACGACCCGGATTCATTAAGCCGGATTAATTTTTCGGCTAATGTGTGGGGCGGCAATTTCCCCAACAACAGCATCTTATTTAATCGCTTAACCAACCCGGCCGGTCAGGAACTACAAGCTTTTCGCAACGACCGCCGCTTCCGGAACCCGTATGGTAATGGCCAACTGGACTTAGGCTACACCAAAAATTTTAAAAAACCCGAACAAGAGTTTGCTTTTTTAACTCAGTTCAGCCGCATGCCGGATAATTACTTTTACAATACCGATAGCTACTCCATGACCGAGCAGCTTACCTACCGGCAGCACAGCTCCAATTATAGCCGCAACAAAGAATACACCGTGCAAATTGATTACACCCATCCTTTTACTTTAAAAAGTAAACGCGATACGGCAAATATTAAATGGGAAATCGGGGCAAAAGGCATCCGGCGGGATATTGGGAGCGAGTACCGCGTAGAGGAAGCTTTAGATGAGGCTGGTGAGCTAATTTTAAACCCCAGTTTGTCTAATGATTTTAATTACCAGCAACAGGTTACCTCGGGTTATACTTCGTTGCGGCTGGATACTAAACGAAAATGGAGTGCAAACCTGGGAGCCCGGCTGGAACACACCAACATCAAAGGCGACTTTGTTACTAATCAAACTAAGATTAAAAATCAGTACACTAATATAATTCCGAGTTTTACTGTATCTAAGAGTGTAAAAACCCAAACTTTTAAATTTAGTTATACCCAACGGCTTCAACGTCCTTTAATCTGGTACTTAAACCCGTGGTTAAATGCCAGCGATACATTGAACGTAAACACGGGCAACCCCTACCTGCAACCCGAAATTAATCATGCTCCGGAAATAGGTTATAACTTAAACACTAAAAAAGGTTTATCGCTTAACACTGCCCTTTATTGGCGGTTCACGGACAATGCCATTGAATACCTGACTACGGTAAATGCCAATGGTGTATCGCTCAGCAAACCCCAGAATATTGCCACGCGCCAATCTTATGGATTAAACATAAACCTGTCGGGCCAACCAAATAAAAACTGGAACTTAAATGGGGGTGGCGATTTTCGCTTTGTTGATTTGCGTAGTACCGCTTTAAACCAGCGGAATAATGGTTTCATCTGGAATTTAAATTTTAACAGCACCTACAAATTACCAAAAGAATATTCTATTCAGGCAAACGGCAATTTTGGCTCCGGGTGGGTTAGCCTACAAGGCACTAACAGCGGCTATTACTGGTATGGCCTGGCCGGTAAGCGGGAATTTTGGGATAAAAAAGCCAGCTTAACCTTAGGCCTGAATAATCCCTTTAAGCGGGCAATCCGGCAAACCGGTAAACAAGAGTCCAGTACCTTTATCAGTGATTATAGCTCCGTGTACGTAAACCGCTCCGTGCGGCTTACTTTTGAGTGGCGCTTCGGGCAAATGAACACTAGCGGTGGTAAACAAACCAAAAAAATAAACAACGACGATAAAGGTGGCAGATAA
- a CDS encoding CTP synthase: MDSKYIFVTGGVTSSLGKGIISASLAKLLQARGFSVTIQKFDPYINIDPGTLNPYEHGECFVTDDGAETDLDLGHYERFLNIPTSQANNVTTGKIYHHVITQERQGAYLGKTVQVVPHITDEIKRRLLLLGQTGEYDIVITEIGGCVGDIESLPFIEAVRQLRWELPHNNSLVIHLTLLPYLKAAGELKTKPTQHSVKALSEAGVQPDILVCRSEHPIPMEMRKKIALFCNVKVNSVIESLDAETIYDVPLLMKKEKLDERVIKKLKLTGKHEVNLDSWKEFLGRLKNPTEEVNIALVGKYVELPDAYKSIIEAFIHGGAANECKVRIKTIQSEYVTRDNIESLLGKTDGVLVAPGFGSRGFEGKLEAIKFVRERNIPFLGICLGMQCAAVEFARNVLGLADAASTEMNPDTTNPIIDLMEGQKDVTQKGGTMRLGSYICELKKGSRAQHIYGKTKISERHRHRYEFNNQYLQAFEEKGMLATGINPDTNLVEVIELQNHPWFVAAQYHPELKSTVLNPHPLFVKFIKAAIQHTKTKNDYLKG, encoded by the coding sequence ATGGATTCTAAATATATTTTTGTTACCGGTGGGGTTACTTCTTCCCTCGGTAAAGGCATCATTTCTGCCTCACTTGCCAAACTATTACAAGCCAGAGGATTCTCCGTCACCATTCAAAAGTTTGATCCTTACATTAACATCGACCCCGGTACTTTAAACCCGTACGAGCATGGTGAGTGTTTTGTAACCGATGATGGGGCCGAAACTGACCTGGATTTAGGCCACTACGAACGTTTTTTAAATATTCCTACTTCGCAGGCCAATAACGTAACAACTGGTAAAATTTACCACCACGTAATTACCCAGGAGCGCCAAGGCGCTTACTTAGGAAAAACCGTGCAGGTTGTACCTCACATTACTGATGAAATTAAGCGCCGTTTATTGTTACTGGGCCAAACCGGCGAGTATGATATTGTTATTACCGAGATTGGCGGTTGCGTAGGCGATATTGAGTCGTTGCCTTTTATTGAAGCCGTTCGGCAATTACGTTGGGAGTTGCCGCATAATAATTCCCTAGTAATTCATTTAACCTTGCTGCCTTACTTAAAAGCGGCCGGTGAATTAAAAACCAAGCCTACCCAGCACTCAGTTAAAGCGCTTTCGGAAGCCGGCGTGCAGCCCGATATTTTAGTTTGCCGTTCGGAGCACCCTATTCCGATGGAAATGCGCAAAAAAATTGCCTTGTTCTGTAACGTAAAAGTTAATTCCGTGATCGAGTCTTTAGATGCCGAAACGATTTACGACGTGCCGCTTTTAATGAAAAAAGAAAAGCTGGACGAACGGGTTATCAAAAAATTGAAATTAACGGGCAAACACGAAGTAAACCTAGACTCCTGGAAGGAATTTTTAGGCCGGTTAAAAAACCCAACCGAAGAGGTAAATATTGCTTTGGTGGGTAAATACGTGGAGTTACCGGATGCTTACAAATCCATTATCGAGGCATTTATTCACGGGGGAGCGGCCAACGAATGTAAGGTGCGCATAAAAACCATTCAATCGGAATACGTAACCCGCGATAATATTGAGTCTTTGCTGGGCAAGACTGATGGCGTTTTAGTAGCTCCTGGCTTTGGTAGTAGGGGTTTTGAAGGTAAACTGGAGGCCATAAAATTTGTACGCGAAAGAAATATACCGTTTTTAGGTATTTGCCTGGGTATGCAATGCGCCGCCGTTGAATTTGCCCGCAACGTGTTAGGTTTAGCCGATGCCGCCTCTACCGAAATGAACCCCGATACCACAAATCCAATTATTGATTTAATGGAAGGCCAGAAAGATGTGACCCAGAAAGGTGGTACTATGCGATTGGGTTCCTATATTTGTGAGTTAAAAAAAGGCAGCCGGGCGCAACACATCTACGGTAAAACCAAGATAAGTGAGCGGCACCGGCACCGTTACGAGTTTAACAACCAGTATTTGCAAGCATTCGAAGAAAAAGGCATGTTGGCCACGGGCATTAACCCCGACACTAATTTGGTTGAAGTAATTGAACTTCAAAATCATCCCTGGTTTGTCGCTGCGCAATATCACCCCGAACTCAAAAGTACGGTTTTAAATCCCCATCCGCTTTTTGTAAAATTTATAAAAGCAGCCATTCAACACACCAAAACTAAAAACGATTATTTAAAAGGTTAG
- the yidC gene encoding membrane protein insertase YidC, with protein MEKNQAVGLVIISVLLIVYMTFFAPKEPPKPVQEKQTITSITSSSVNPQVTIPDSVRAKTLGEFGSVAQGTAQESVLENQNLRITLNSKGGKVEEVLLKNYKTWDKKPLILFDKVSSYADISFQTNTGQVVRLSDLYFRALPVANQNGAQVLTFRAEPAPGQAIDQTYSLSPDGFTLDYKINFKGLNQVIGDKLLTFNWNDRLKKTEFDLKQNRDHSRLNFMTAEEDFDYMVGKANESETKKLDAPVKWVSNKQNFFSAAIIAKNSFASGDLKVSFNEADTTEVKTFATTLAIPAKDVLGNGGEFTFFFGPNDYTVLKKLPYDFERNLELGWGIFAYVNKFLIIPVFHFLERFISSYGIIIVLLVLFIKTLLLPLTYKSYLSMAKMRVLKPEIDAIKEKHEGDMQKTQSETMKLYSEVGVNPMSGCIPVLLSIPVLFALFNFFPNSIELRQEPFLWAHDLSTYDVFARLPFTIPFYGNHVSMFTLLMTASTILYTWSNNQVNTSIQGPMKFYSYLMPLIFLFVVNSLPAGLSFYYFVSNIITFGQQELIKRFVNEDKIREKLIANKEKNKNKQPGGFQKRLQEAMKAAAEREAQQKKGSKK; from the coding sequence ATGGAGAAAAATCAAGCAGTAGGCTTAGTTATCATTTCGGTCCTGCTGATCGTATACATGACATTTTTTGCCCCTAAAGAACCACCAAAACCGGTTCAGGAAAAGCAAACTATTACCAGTATTACTAGTTCAAGCGTTAATCCACAAGTCACCATACCTGATTCTGTCCGAGCCAAAACTTTAGGCGAATTTGGGTCAGTAGCGCAAGGAACTGCGCAGGAATCAGTTCTGGAAAATCAGAACTTACGCATTACTTTAAACAGCAAAGGGGGTAAAGTAGAAGAAGTTTTATTAAAGAACTACAAGACCTGGGATAAAAAGCCTTTAATCTTATTCGATAAAGTAAGTAGCTACGCCGATATCAGCTTTCAAACTAATACGGGCCAAGTAGTACGGTTATCTGATTTATACTTTAGAGCGCTACCCGTTGCCAATCAGAATGGGGCGCAGGTTTTAACCTTCCGCGCTGAACCAGCACCGGGTCAGGCTATTGATCAAACGTATTCGTTGTCGCCGGATGGGTTTACCCTGGATTACAAAATCAACTTTAAAGGTTTAAATCAAGTTATCGGTGATAAACTATTGACATTTAATTGGAACGACCGGTTAAAGAAAACTGAATTTGACTTAAAGCAAAATCGGGATCATTCGCGTTTAAACTTTATGACGGCCGAGGAAGATTTTGATTATATGGTAGGTAAAGCCAACGAATCAGAAACTAAAAAATTAGATGCGCCGGTAAAATGGGTTTCTAATAAGCAAAACTTTTTCTCTGCCGCCATTATTGCCAAAAACAGCTTTGCCAGCGGAGATTTAAAAGTTAGCTTTAACGAAGCCGACACCACCGAGGTGAAAACCTTTGCCACAACCTTAGCTATACCGGCCAAAGATGTGCTGGGCAACGGAGGTGAGTTTACGTTTTTCTTCGGGCCAAACGATTACACCGTTTTAAAGAAATTACCTTATGACTTTGAACGGAACCTGGAGTTAGGTTGGGGTATTTTTGCCTACGTTAACAAATTTTTAATTATACCGGTTTTCCACTTCCTGGAGCGGTTTATTTCCAGCTACGGTATCATCATTGTTTTACTGGTATTGTTTATCAAAACTTTACTGTTACCGCTTACCTATAAATCGTACCTCTCGATGGCTAAAATGCGGGTTTTAAAACCCGAGATTGATGCCATTAAAGAAAAGCACGAGGGCGATATGCAGAAAACCCAGTCCGAAACCATGAAGCTTTACAGCGAAGTAGGTGTAAACCCCATGAGTGGCTGTATTCCGGTACTGCTTTCTATTCCGGTTTTATTTGCTTTGTTTAACTTCTTCCCGAACTCTATTGAGTTGCGGCAAGAACCGTTTTTGTGGGCGCACGATTTATCTACCTACGATGTATTTGCCCGTTTGCCGTTTACCATTCCGTTTTATGGCAATCACGTAAGTATGTTTACTTTACTCATGACAGCTTCTACCATTTTGTATACCTGGTCTAATAACCAGGTTAACACCAGTATTCAGGGGCCGATGAAGTTTTACTCTTACTTAATGCCTTTAATATTTTTGTTTGTGGTGAACTCCTTACCAGCCGGTTTAAGTTTTTACTACTTCGTGTCCAACATTATTACTTTTGGGCAGCAAGAGTTAATTAAGCGCTTTGTGAACGAAGATAAGATCCGCGAAAAGTTAATCGCCAACAAAGAAAAAAATAAAAATAAACAACCCGGCGGGTTCCAGAAGCGCTTGCAGGAAGCCATGAAAGCTGCTGCCGAACGCGAAGCCCAACAAAAAAAAGGTAGTAAAAAATAA
- a CDS encoding DUF4974 domain-containing protein — translation MKSPRFFIIAFLCLLFFGQAAKAQHLKTKITLQVNNATLPQVLQKIQQKYAIPFSYLNNDLPAKNRISAAIDAKPLADVLDMLLAKTDVGYLEKNGQVIIKKGLPKNLPKTATFNNLPPGAPSASPKPQNNTRVEPKPATPQKTTEKKPEPEATNTINQTGAPAPTAELPGSDSTNMVPSDSKPLKLTVKLPRAFDEDSLEIRPYHVGFIYPFSSNGARANEFVNQFSFHAIAGTAAGSQGVEFAGLGNVDKKYVQGAQFAGFFNAIGNRNKLTPLKDSVADRYSLQGGQFAGFLNIANGNSKGAQFAGFLNVTKNIVGAQGAGFLNVAKNVHGVQMAGFMNKAKYVKGTQLGFINIADSVDGVPIGVFTLVKHNGYRHVEFYAAEDFNVNFTFKLGVPKFYTLIALGAELDDQKRWGYGAGFGSEWTIYKRFHVNTDLISYYVIEDSYENFPDGLFEDYELNLLNKFRLLGTVQLGRNLALFAGPTLNVMVSQYQQPGESEVGSTLPENTFYNKTGMDGTNVKIGIGFNVGIRF, via the coding sequence ATGAAATCACCTCGATTTTTCATAATAGCATTTCTATGCCTTCTTTTTTTTGGGCAAGCGGCCAAGGCGCAACATCTTAAAACTAAAATTACGCTGCAGGTAAACAACGCTACGTTGCCGCAGGTTTTACAAAAAATACAACAAAAATACGCTATCCCTTTTTCGTACCTCAACAACGATTTGCCGGCTAAAAACCGCATTTCTGCTGCAATCGATGCCAAACCCTTAGCGGATGTACTGGATATGCTGCTGGCCAAAACGGATGTGGGTTACTTAGAGAAAAACGGTCAGGTAATCATTAAAAAAGGTTTGCCTAAAAATCTGCCCAAAACAGCTACTTTTAATAATTTGCCCCCTGGTGCTCCATCAGCTTCCCCCAAGCCCCAAAACAATACCAGAGTAGAGCCAAAACCAGCTACGCCCCAAAAAACCACCGAAAAAAAACCGGAACCAGAAGCTACCAACACCATAAATCAAACAGGTGCCCCAGCGCCAACTGCGGAATTACCCGGCAGCGATAGCACGAACATGGTTCCTTCAGATTCAAAGCCCCTTAAGTTAACGGTTAAGCTACCCCGCGCCTTCGACGAAGATTCTCTGGAAATCAGACCTTATCATGTGGGCTTTATTTATCCTTTCAGTTCCAACGGCGCCCGAGCCAATGAATTTGTAAACCAATTTTCTTTCCACGCCATAGCCGGAACCGCGGCCGGATCACAAGGAGTGGAATTTGCCGGGTTGGGTAACGTAGATAAAAAATACGTGCAGGGGGCGCAATTTGCGGGCTTTTTTAACGCCATTGGTAACCGTAATAAACTTACCCCACTGAAAGATAGTGTAGCGGATCGGTATAGTTTGCAAGGAGGACAATTTGCCGGTTTCTTAAACATAGCTAATGGCAACAGCAAGGGCGCCCAGTTTGCCGGTTTTTTAAACGTAACTAAAAACATAGTGGGAGCACAAGGTGCCGGTTTTCTAAACGTGGCCAAAAATGTACACGGGGTACAAATGGCTGGCTTTATGAACAAAGCAAAATATGTAAAAGGCACGCAATTAGGCTTTATTAATATTGCCGACAGCGTAGATGGCGTACCGATTGGGGTATTTACTCTGGTAAAGCACAATGGCTACCGCCACGTGGAATTTTACGCTGCCGAAGACTTTAACGTTAACTTTACCTTTAAGCTAGGAGTACCAAAGTTCTATACGCTGATTGCTTTAGGAGCCGAGCTCGACGATCAAAAACGCTGGGGCTACGGGGCTGGCTTTGGCTCGGAGTGGACTATTTACAAGCGCTTCCATGTAAACACCGACTTAATATCTTACTATGTAATCGAAGACAGCTACGAAAATTTCCCAGATGGTTTATTCGAAGATTACGAATTAAACCTGCTGAACAAGTTTCGGTTACTGGGCACTGTGCAATTAGGTCGTAATTTAGCTTTGTTCGCCGGACCAACTTTAAACGTAATGGTGTCGCAGTACCAGCAACCCGGCGAATCGGAAGTAGGCTCTACCCTTCCTGAAAACACCTTTTACAACAAAACCGGCATGGATGGCACCAATGTTAAAATTGGTATTGGTTTTAACGTGGGCATCCGTTTTTAA
- a CDS encoding TonB-dependent receptor, with the protein MKTYLNLNQILSAANYQQGWEKAQAEYTRQWEKTIKPVKTTSPVKKLAVTLLLLFIMAFQLPVLGQSLTQTIRGRVIDRESQGPLVGAAVHISSLNPVKGTITDADGNFKLEKVPLGRHTLKINYIGYEEQVIPELLLGSGKEIILTVGLTESVRQMDEVVITAQPEKGKPLNDMATLSARSISVEETKRYAASVNDPARAALSYAGVASTDDGGNQIVVRGNSPKGILWRLEGIEVPNPNHFGEEGASGGGISILSVNMIDNSDFFTGAFPAEYGNALSGIFDMKLRQGNNEKREHAFQAGVLGVDFATEGPIKKNYKGSYLANYRYSTLALLDKININVAGDAIPEFQDFSFKVHLPTKKAGIFNFWGIGGYSSQVQEATRDASEWKEKADQVDEIFKSGMGAAGLSHVYFLNSKAYLESVLSLSGNFTRYRYDSIGTDYKPNTFYQESFKNYAARASVLYNQKINNQHTLRVGFIYSNLNFNLFSRGRNEDYNDRIDTFVDNAGGTGLLQAYGQWKYRLLENVTLNTGLHYMRLDLNGNSALEPRLGIRWNFSPTQSLGAAYGTHSRNESMAVYFAQQALGNGQYSQANKDLKLSRARHYVLSYDQLLRENLRFKVETYYQKLFNLAISPDPTSTLAALNSYSGLMADSLVSKGSGRNYGLELSLEKFFTNNYYFLITSSLYNSKYIAADGIERNTRFNGQHILNSLGGKEFKVGKDKANLIGLNFRVLWAGGNRYTPLNLEQSRLQNKAVYYEDKAFEAQVPDYFRTDLRVSYRKNRPKASYILSLDIQNVTNRLNMYNQYYDEDTQSLKISTQTGLIPVLNYRIEF; encoded by the coding sequence ATGAAAACGTATTTAAACCTGAATCAAATCTTATCGGCGGCTAATTACCAGCAAGGTTGGGAAAAAGCCCAGGCCGAATATACCCGCCAATGGGAAAAAACAATAAAACCGGTAAAAACAACCAGCCCAGTTAAAAAACTAGCGGTAACTCTTCTACTCCTTTTTATAATGGCTTTTCAATTACCGGTATTAGGTCAGAGTTTAACCCAAACCATCCGGGGCCGGGTTATCGACCGGGAATCGCAAGGGCCTTTGGTGGGGGCAGCGGTGCATATTTCTTCTTTAAATCCGGTAAAAGGAACAATCACCGACGCCGACGGAAATTTTAAATTAGAAAAAGTACCGTTGGGTCGGCATACCTTAAAAATAAATTACATCGGTTACGAAGAACAAGTAATACCGGAGTTGCTGCTTGGCTCGGGCAAAGAAATTATTCTGACTGTTGGCTTAACCGAATCTGTCCGGCAAATGGACGAAGTAGTAATTACGGCCCAACCCGAAAAAGGAAAACCCCTGAACGACATGGCTACCCTGAGTGCCCGTTCTATTTCGGTGGAAGAAACCAAACGGTATGCCGCCAGCGTGAACGATCCAGCCCGGGCTGCTTTGTCATACGCCGGCGTAGCCTCTACTGACGACGGAGGCAACCAAATTGTAGTTCGGGGTAACTCACCGAAAGGCATTTTGTGGCGCTTAGAAGGTATTGAGGTGCCCAACCCCAACCACTTTGGCGAAGAAGGCGCTTCGGGCGGAGGAATCAGTATTTTGAGCGTAAACATGATTGATAATTCCGATTTTTTTACCGGCGCTTTTCCGGCGGAGTACGGCAATGCCTTATCGGGGATTTTTGATATGAAACTGCGGCAAGGTAATAATGAAAAACGAGAACATGCTTTTCAGGCGGGCGTTCTGGGCGTGGACTTTGCTACGGAAGGCCCAATTAAGAAAAACTATAAAGGCTCATATTTAGCAAATTACCGGTATTCTACTTTAGCTTTACTGGATAAGATCAACATAAATGTGGCTGGCGATGCCATTCCCGAATTTCAGGATTTTTCTTTTAAAGTGCATTTGCCCACCAAAAAAGCCGGAATTTTTAATTTTTGGGGAATTGGAGGTTACAGCAGTCAGGTACAAGAAGCTACCCGCGACGCTTCGGAATGGAAGGAAAAAGCCGACCAGGTAGACGAAATTTTTAAATCCGGCATGGGCGCTGCCGGTTTATCCCACGTCTATTTTTTAAATTCCAAAGCTTATCTGGAATCCGTGTTGTCACTTTCGGGCAATTTTACCCGGTACCGCTACGATTCTATTGGTACCGATTACAAACCCAACACGTTTTACCAGGAAAGTTTTAAAAATTATGCTGCCCGCGCCTCGGTATTATACAACCAGAAAATAAATAACCAACACACCTTACGAGTAGGATTTATTTACAGCAACTTAAACTTTAATTTATTTAGCCGGGGCCGTAACGAAGATTATAACGACCGCATCGATACCTTCGTGGATAATGCCGGCGGCACCGGATTACTGCAAGCTTACGGGCAGTGGAAGTACCGGCTCTTAGAAAATGTAACCTTAAACACGGGCTTGCATTACATGCGATTAGACTTAAACGGGAATAGCGCCCTGGAGCCCCGTTTAGGAATACGCTGGAATTTTTCGCCGACCCAATCTTTGGGGGCGGCCTACGGCACGCACAGCCGCAACGAATCGATGGCAGTTTATTTTGCGCAACAAGCTTTAGGTAACGGACAGTATTCGCAAGCCAACAAAGACCTAAAACTAAGCCGGGCCCGCCATTATGTGTTATCGTATGATCAATTGCTGCGCGAAAATTTGCGGTTTAAAGTAGAAACCTATTATCAAAAACTATTTAATCTGGCTATCAGCCCGGATCCCACCAGTACTTTAGCCGCCTTAAACTCCTACTCCGGCCTGATGGCCGATAGCCTAGTGAGTAAAGGAAGCGGTAGAAATTACGGATTAGAACTGAGTTTAGAAAAATTCTTTACGAACAACTATTATTTTTTAATTACCAGTTCTCTGTATAATTCTAAATATATCGCCGCCGACGGCATAGAAAGAAACACCCGGTTTAACGGGCAGCATATTTTAAATTCCTTGGGCGGTAAAGAATTTAAAGTGGGCAAAGACAAGGCAAACTTAATTGGCTTAAACTTCCGGGTATTGTGGGCTGGCGGCAACCGGTACACTCCTCTTAACCTGGAACAATCGCGGTTGCAAAACAAAGCCGTGTATTACGAAGATAAAGCTTTTGAAGCCCAGGTACCTGATTATTTCCGAACCGATTTGCGGGTAAGCTACCGGAAAAACCGCCCTAAAGCTTCTTACATTTTGTCGCTGGATATCCAAAATGTCACTAACCGCTTGAACATGTACAACCAATACTACGACGAGGATACCCAATCGCTTAAAATAAGTACGCAAACAGGCTTGATTCCAGTACTTAATTATCGCATTGAATTTTAA